The Papaver somniferum cultivar HN1 chromosome 3, ASM357369v1, whole genome shotgun sequence genome includes a region encoding these proteins:
- the LOC113361728 gene encoding leucine-rich repeat extensin-like protein 6 produces MMRNPFPHLYLLAIFTVLFLSKSSHQSLLDDVSIPDLKLGDAFIPNPRLQSAFVALQALKHAIVSDPNKFTSNWYGPDVCSYNGVYCAPAPDAPRIRTVAGIDLNHQNIAGTLPYQLGYLTDLALFHINSNRFYGGIPETFRYMRRLFELDVSNNKFSGKFPSVVFYLSSLKFLDIRFNEFYGDVPSKLFDMKLDALFINDNKFRFTIPKNFANSTVSVLVLANNQLNGCFPSDLGKMAGTLNEIIITNSGLNGCLPPEIGKLNQLTVFDVSFNNLVGPLPETMGNMKSLEQLNIAHNKFSGNIPPSICSLPKLENFTYSYNYFCGEPPSCLKLPDKDDKKNCIPYRPLQRSLMECSSFLSHPVSCNSFGCSLRTPPPPRHY; encoded by the coding sequence ATGATGAGAAACCCATTTCCTCATTTGTATCTATTAGCCATTTTCACTGTTCTTTTCTTATCTAAATCCTCTCATCAATCtctcttagatgatgttagtATCCCAGACCTTAAACTAGGCGATGCTTTTATCCCAAACCCCAGACTCCAAAGCGCTTTCGTCGCTCTCCAAGCATTGAAACATGCAATTGTATCTGATCCAAACAAGTTTACGTCGAATTGGTACGGACCCGATGTGTGCAGCTATAATGGTGTTTATTGTGCACCAGCTCCTGATGCTCCTCGCATCAGAACTGTTGCAGGAATTGATCTCAACCATCAAAACATTGCTGGTACATTACCATATCAACTTGGTTATCTTACCGATCTCGCCCTTTTTCACATCAATTCCAATCGTTTTTATGGAGGCATACCTGAAACTTTTAGGTATATGCGTCGTTTATTCGAGTTGGATGTCAGTAATAATAAGTTCTCGGGTAAGTTCCCTTCAGTGGTGTTTTATCTGTCTTCGCTGAAATTTCTAGATATTCGGTTCAATGAATTCTATGGGGATGTTCCTTCGAAGCTCTTTGATATGAAACTCGATGCACTCTTTATAAATGACAACAAATTTCGGTTCACTATCCCGAAAAACTTCGCCAACTCCACTGTTTCCGTGCTTGTATTGGCGAATAACCAACTGAATGGTTGTTTCCCTTCTGATCTGGGTAAAATGGCAGGAACACTGAACGAGATTATTATCACGAATAGCGGACTTAATGGTTGTTTACCACCAGAGATTGGCAAGTTGAATCAGTTGACAGTTTTTGATGTCAGTTTCAATAATTTGGTTGGGCCATTGCCTGAGACAATGGGAAATATGAAGAGTCTGGAGCAGCTGAATATAGCACACAATAAATTTTCAGGAAACATTCCACCAAGTATCTGTTCTTTGCCTAAATTGGAGAATTTCACATACTCGTACAATTACTTCTGCGGCGAGCCTCCAAGCTGTTTGAAGTTGCCTGACAAGGATGATAAAAAGAATTGTATCCCATATAGGCCACTACAGCGGTCACTTATGGAGTGTTCCTCGTTTCTTTCTCACCCTGTAAGCTGTAATTCATTCGGATGTTcactaaggacaccaccaccgCCCAGGCACTATTAG